The following DNA comes from Micromonospora chokoriensis.
GTGTTCAGCTTCGCCAACCAGGCGCTGCCACTGCTCTATTTTCTCATCGCGTTCCTGGTGCTGTTCGGGTTCCTGGTCGGCGCCTCCTATATCGGCGCGGATCTGAACTCCGGTGGCGTGGTGAACCTGCTGCTCTGGCGACCGCGCCGGTTGACGGTGCTCGCGACCAAGTTGGGCACCCTGCTCGGCATGGTGCTGGTCCTGTCCCTGATCGCGTCGGTGGCCTACCTCGCCACGTTCTGGGTGATCGGGCAGGCCGCCGGACTACCCGGCCGGCTGGGCGGTGAGTTCTGGCGTTCGCTCGGCGCGGTGCACCTCCGTGGCGTGGTGCTGGTGCTGCTGGCCTCCGCGTTGGGCTTCGCCATCGCCACACTGGGTCGGCACACGTCGGCGGCGCTGGGGGCGGCGGCCGCGTATTTGGTGGTGTGGGAGTTGGGCGGCCGCCTGATCCTGGAGATCATCGACGCCCGGCGGCCGGACCGGTTCATGCTCTCCAGCCACATCCAGGCCTGGCTCACCGCGAAGGCGGATTTCTGGGACACCTGCCCGGGCAGCTCGGGCACGGCCTACTGCGACGGCTCCTACGCCCTGACCTGGGGTCCGGCCCTGGTGGTGCTGCTCGCGCTCACCGGCGGACTGACCGCGGCGGCGTTCGCCGTGTTCCGTCGCCGCGACCTGATCTGAGCCAGGACCCGTCGGGCCGACCCTCGGGGGTCGGCCCGACGGGTCGGCAAGGGCTTGCAACCTGCGGACCAGCGGTGAAATATTCCTTCACATGACCGCCGCAGCGGGCTCAGCCGACGGTGGAGCCGAACACCTCGTCGCGCACGGCGTCCAGCGCGGTGCGCAGCGCGCCGTGCAGGATCGGCTCCTCGGTCAGCCCGGTCGGCACCACCCGGGGCCGGACCAGGGTGATCGCCGCGACCTCCTGCTGCACCCGATCGGCGAGCGCCGCGCCACCGGCCTGACCCACCTCGCCGGCGAGCACCACGAGCGGCGGGTCGAGCACCACGCAGGTGCTGGCCACGCCGATCGCGAGCCGGCGGGCCAACTCGTCGAGCATCGGGCCGCCGTCGGCGCCGGCCGCGACGGCAGCGCGGACCGCCTCGGCGGCGTCGCTGTCCGGGTAGCCGTGCTCACCGGCCACCGCCCGCACCGAGTCCGCGCCGACGAGCTGCTGGAAGGCCGGCTTGGCGCGCCGGGAGACGTCGCGCGGGATGGGCGCGCCGGGCACCGGCAGGTAGCCGATCTCGCCGGCCGCGCCGCTGCTGCCGTGGTGCAGCCGCCCGCCCAGCATGATCGCCAGGCCGACACCCGCACCCACCCACACCAGCACGAAGTCCGAGAGCCCCTGCGCCGCGCCGGACTGCGCCTCGGCCACCGCGGCCAGGTTGACGTCGTTCTCGAAGACGACCGGGGTGTGCAGGTCCTCACGCAACGCGGCGAGCAGGCCGCTGTGCCAGCGCGGCAGGTTGAAGGCGAACGTGATGTCGCCAGTGCCCGGGTCGACCAGACCCGGAGTGCCGAGCACGATCCGCCGTACGCTGCTCAGCTGCGCCTGGGCACTGCTCGCAGCCTGCACCACGGCGTTGTGCACCACGCCCACCGGATCGTCGGTGTCCCGGGTCGACTGCTCCACCCGGCCGATGACCGCACCGGTGATGTCGGCACAGGCGGCCACCACCCGGTCCGGCCCGACGTCGACCCCGACCACGTGCGCGCTGCTCGGACGAACCGCGTAGAGCTGGGCGTTCGGCCCGCGCCCGCCGGCCTGCTCACCCACCCGCGTGACGAGGCCGCGCTCCTCCAGCCGCTCGACGAGCTGCGAGGCGGTGACCTTCGACAGCCCGGTCAGCTCGCCGAGCCGGGCCCTGGTCAGCGGGCCGCGTTCGAGGAGCAGTTCCAGCGCGGCACGGTCGTTGAGCGCCCGCAACAGGCGGGGGGTGCCGGGTAGCCGGGTCGCACTCATGACACGTCCTCTATTTTTAGTAAACTTTGCTAACTGTAAACCGACCTGCGAACGGGTAGCCGTAGCGTAACGGTCACCCGACGGTGGGACGCTCGGCCGACTCGGCAGGGCCAGGACCACCACAGGTATGACGTTTCATACCCGCCGGGCACCGAAGGGGGAGATCACGTGGGGTTGGATCCAGGACTGCGCCGGCTGGCGCTGGGCACGTTGCTGGCCGCGTACCCGGGACCCGTACCGCCGGACTGGGCGGTCGACCTGCTGGCCGACGGGCTGGCCGGGCACACCCTGTTCGGCACCAACGTGCACGACCCCGCACAACTGGCGGCGAGCACCGCCGCGCTGCGCGCGGGACGGCCGGACGTGCTGATCGCCATCGACGAGGAGGGTGGCGACGTGACCCGGCTGGCACACGCCACCGGCAGCCCGTACCCCGGCAACGCCGCCCTCGGCGCGATCGGTGACGTGGCGCTCACCCGCCGGGTCTACCAGGCGATCGGCGCCGAACTGGCCGCGCTCGGCATCACCGTCAACCTCGCCCCGACGGTGGACGTCAACACCGCCGACGACAACCCGGTGATCGGCACCCGGTCCTTCGGCGCGGATCCGGTGCGGGTCGCCGCCCACTCCGCGGCCGCCGTGACCGGCCTGCAGGCCGCCGGCGTGGCCGCCTGCGCCAAACACTTCCCCGGGCACGGCGCCACCGTCACCGACTCCCACCACGAGCTGCCCACCGTGGACGCCCCACTGGCCCTGCTGCGCCAGCGGGACCTCCCGCCGTTCGCCGCGGTCGTCGCCGCCGGGGCACGGGCCGTGATGACGGCGCACATCCGGGTTCCGGCGCTGACCGGAGACGACCCGGCCACCTTCAGCCGGGCCGTCCTGGTCGACCTGCTCCGCGCCGAGTTCGGCTTCACCGGCGTCGTCATCACCGACGCCCTGGAGATGAAGGGCGCAGCGGTGGCCGCCGGCGGGGTGGGTCCGGCCGCCGTCCGGGCCCTGGCTGCCGGTGCCGACCTGCTCTGCATCGGCGCCACTGTCGACGCCACACTGGTCGAGCTGGTGGCCGCCGAGATCGTCGACGCGCTCACCGACGGCCGCCTGGCGACCGCCCGGGTCGAGGAGGCCGCCGGTCGCACCGCCGACCTCGCCGCCTGGACCCGGGCCGCCGTCGGGTCGCCGACCACCGACGACACCGACCTGGGGTACGCGGCAGCCCGCCGCGCCGTCCGCGTCGACGGCGTGCTCACCGGCTTGGACCAGCCGCTCGTGGTGCACCTGCACACCGAGTCGACGATTGCGGAGGGGCGGGTGCCGTGGGGCCTCGGCCCACACCTCGACGGGGCGCAGGAGCTCCGGGTGATCGCCACCGACGCCGACCCGTCGCGCCTGCGCGGGCTGGCCGGTGACCGACCCATCGTGCTGGTCGGGCGGCACCTGCACCGGCTGCCCGGCGGTCCGGAGCTGATCAACGGACTGGCCGCCCAGCATGCCGTGACGGTGGTGGAGATGGGCTGGCCGGCCCAGTGGCGGCCAACCGGCGTACGCGCCTTCGTCACCACCTACGGCGCGAGCCACGCCAACGGGCGAGCGGCGGCAGAGGTGCTCGGTCTGACCCGAT
Coding sequences within:
- a CDS encoding ABC transporter permease subunit, giving the protein MNLVRAEVERLSARRFVQLMVVLLAFAFAVTAATTLAGSHKPSAAEMNSARAQAVEARQGMEVAHQQCLARQNSTLPQSDMDQYFPQDCSEIDPIRQDRLPIAADFLPGVFSFANQALPLLYFLIAFLVLFGFLVGASYIGADLNSGGVVNLLLWRPRRLTVLATKLGTLLGMVLVLSLIASVAYLATFWVIGQAAGLPGRLGGEFWRSLGAVHLRGVVLVLLASALGFAIATLGRHTSAALGAAAAYLVVWELGGRLILEIIDARRPDRFMLSSHIQAWLTAKADFWDTCPGSSGTAYCDGSYALTWGPALVVLLALTGGLTAAAFAVFRRRDLI
- a CDS encoding ROK family transcriptional regulator; this encodes MSATRLPGTPRLLRALNDRAALELLLERGPLTRARLGELTGLSKVTASQLVERLEERGLVTRVGEQAGGRGPNAQLYAVRPSSAHVVGVDVGPDRVVAACADITGAVIGRVEQSTRDTDDPVGVVHNAVVQAASSAQAQLSSVRRIVLGTPGLVDPGTGDITFAFNLPRWHSGLLAALREDLHTPVVFENDVNLAAVAEAQSGAAQGLSDFVLVWVGAGVGLAIMLGGRLHHGSSGAAGEIGYLPVPGAPIPRDVSRRAKPAFQQLVGADSVRAVAGEHGYPDSDAAEAVRAAVAAGADGGPMLDELARRLAIGVASTCVVLDPPLVVLAGEVGQAGGAALADRVQQEVAAITLVRPRVVPTGLTEEPILHGALRTALDAVRDEVFGSTVG
- a CDS encoding glycoside hydrolase family 3 N-terminal domain-containing protein, which codes for MGLDPGLRRLALGTLLAAYPGPVPPDWAVDLLADGLAGHTLFGTNVHDPAQLAASTAALRAGRPDVLIAIDEEGGDVTRLAHATGSPYPGNAALGAIGDVALTRRVYQAIGAELAALGITVNLAPTVDVNTADDNPVIGTRSFGADPVRVAAHSAAAVTGLQAAGVAACAKHFPGHGATVTDSHHELPTVDAPLALLRQRDLPPFAAVVAAGARAVMTAHIRVPALTGDDPATFSRAVLVDLLRAEFGFTGVVITDALEMKGAAVAAGGVGPAAVRALAAGADLLCIGATVDATLVELVAAEIVDALTDGRLATARVEEAAGRTADLAAWTRAAVGSPTTDDTDLGYAAARRAVRVDGVLTGLDQPLVVHLHTESTIAEGRVPWGLGPHLDGAQELRVIATDADPSRLRGLAGDRPIVLVGRHLHRLPGGPELINGLAAQHAVTVVEMGWPAQWRPTGVRAFVTTYGASHANGRAAAEVLGLTR